Below is a window of Hydrogenimonas sp. SS33 DNA.
AACCTGGCCCGAGGATGGCGGGCCTTTCATCACGATGGGGCAGGTCTATACCCGCTCGCTGGACGGGTCGATGCAGAATCTCGGCATGTACCGTCTGCAGCAGTACGGCAAAAACCGCCTGGGTATGCATTGGCAGATCCACAAGGATGCCAGCCATTTCTTCGACCAGTACAGAGAGGCGGGAAAGAAGATGCCGGTGACGGTGGCCATCGGCGGGGACCCCCTCTACATCTGGTGCGGGCAGGCGCCGCTGCCCCATGGCATGTTCGAACTGCTGCTCTACGGTTTCGTGAGGGGCGAAAACCCGCGTCTCGTGAAGTCCCTGACCAACGATATCTGGATTCCGGAAGATGTGGATATCGTCATCGAAGGGGAGGTGGACCCGAGCGAAATGGTCATCGAAGGGCCGTTTGGCGACCATACGGGTTACTATACCCTCAAAGAGCCCTATCCGGTGATGGATGTCACGGCGATCACGATGAAGGAAAACCCCGTCTATCAGGCGACGGTAGTCGGCAAACCGCCGCTGGAGGACAAATATATGGGGTGGGGGACGGAGCGGATCTTCCTGCCGCTTCTCAAAACCACGGCCCCCGATCTCATCGACTACCATATGCCCGAAAACGGGGTTTTCCACAACCTGATTCTGGGCAAGATGGAGACCCACTACAAGGGCCATGCCAAGCAGTTCATGCATGCCTTCTGGGGCGTGGGGCAGATGAGTTTCGTCAAACACGCCGTCTTCGTGGGCAAAGAGGCGCCCGCATTGAGCGACTACGAGGCTGTTACCGACCATATCCTCAACCGGCTCGATCCCAAAAACGTGCTGATCACCGAAGGGATCGTCGATGCCCTGGACCACGCCAGCCCCGAAGCCCTGGTGGGCGGGAAACTGGGTCTCGACTGTACGGGCGGCGAAGTTTCGGAAGGCGTAGAGGAGCTTCTCGACGACGCGAAACTGCTGGAAGCAATGCGGGCGATCGACCCCGATATCAAAGCCCTCAGGCAGTACGCCACCCACACCAAAAACCCGATCACCGTCGTCTCCTACGACAAGAAGCGGTGCGTGCAAAGGCTCTTCGACGATCTTGAGGGACTGCACAGGCATCTTCGGGTGCTGGTCGTCGTGGATGAGGCGAAAAACGACGTGGAAAACCCCTACATGCTCGTCTGGCGCGTCGCTAACAATCTCGACGCCCAGCGGGATGTGCGGCTGGAGCCCTTCATGATGCTCGACGCCACCGACAAAAACGAACTGGACGGTTTCATGCGGGAGTGGCCGGACGACGTTGCCTGCGATCCGAAGGTGCTACAGTCACTCAAAGAGCGGGGATTGATCGATGTGGATGAGAGGTTTTTGAAGAAGTATCAGGTGTGAAATTGGTCGTTAGTCGTTTGTCGTTGGAACGGGGCTTCGCCCCTCTTTGATTTCAGTTTTTGTGCATTGGGCGCGTTGGGAATGATTCTAATACCAATCCCATCCAAAGAAAAACATCGGGTTCGTGCGTTTGGCACGCGGAGTGCGATTTGCCCTTCGGGACGCGGCCTCTTGCCTAAAAACCGCGAATGCCTACGGCACCCTACGGGCACGCGCGGTTTTCTTGACGGCAAGAGGCCGCTCAAATCGCAACGCTACCCAAACACACGCCCCCGATCTCTTGTATGGGATTGGCTAAGGATTGGTATAAATTAATATTTCTCAAAATTGACGAAAATCCTTGACAACGCATTCAAGATCAGCTTCGCTGATACTTTTCACTTTTCACTTTTCACTTTTCACTTTTCACTGCTAACCCTTCCCTCCGAAATCAACCACGCCGCTATCTCCCCCATCAGCCGGTCCATCGCTTCATTGAAGGCGGCGACGCCTCCCGGGGCATCGTCGCTCTTTGTTTTGACGGAGGCGGAAAAGAGTCGGGTGAGAACCTCTCCTTTCCGTGTCTTGAGGGTAGCCTGCAGGGTCACCACCGCCCTGGAGGGGGTGCCGTGGGAGAAGTCCTGCCATAACTCCGCCACCTCCACATAGAGCATGGCATCGGAGGGAATCGGCGTGGTACTGTCGGTGACGCTTCGGGCGATGCCGGCCTTGGAGAGGGCCAGCTGCAGCTTTTTTTCGAGCAAAGATGCGGGGGTATCGTACCAGCAGTGGTAGGCGTAGGGCTGAAGGGCGAACCCCTTTTCGAGATAGTAGATGTTCTTGGTGGCACTGAGGCGGGAATCGTGTTTGACCACGACCCGCAAGGTTTTGAAAAGGGGCGCCTTTGTGCTTCTTTCGATGGCGGGTGTTTCGGCGGCCAGGGTATAGCTGATCGTCGGCGGCACCTCTTTGACGGCACACCCTGCCAAAAGCAGCAGCGCCAGGGAAAAACCGAAAACCTTTTTCATTGTCGTCCCTTTCGATGCAGTCTTGTTTCGCCTTCGCCCGGCCCCTCCAGCACGGGGGCCTCTTTAAAAAGAAGGTCCCTGGGGCTCTGGCGAAGTGTCTCGATTTCGCTCTGAAGTTCGTATATCAGCGTCTGGGTGGCGTCGATCAGTGTATCAAAGCGTTGAAGGGTGGGGGTGAGCATCGTCTTGAAGTCGAATTCGCCCCCTTCCATTTTTTTGAGAAGGGTGGCGTTCACCGTTTCGAAAGCGTCGGCGCTTTGGCGGATGGAGCGCATGGTCAGGTTACCTTCTCTCCCCAGCTCCAACGAGACCTGCCGGATGGTGTCGGCGGTGGCGTAGAGTTCGTCGAGGCGGTCGGAAGCTTTGGCGAGGTTGGCCAGGGCCCTTTTGAAGTTGATCTCGTTCTCCGGGCTCAGAAGCCTGTTGAATCTTTCGGTCGCAGTGTCCAGGTGGTCGGCGATCTTTTCGATATGGGCGATCGTTTCGTCGTCGAGGGTTTGGTTGATCCGCTTGAAGGTTTCGGCCATGTTGACCGCCACTTCCGGCAGGGAATCCCCCAGTTTGCTCAAAGCCGAGGGGCGGGAGGGTATGACGGGAATCTTTCCCTTCTCCGTTTCGATCGGTTTGGCGCCGGCACGGCCGCCGCTGATCTCCACATAGGCGATGCCGGTGATCCCCTCCAATTTGAGCTGGGTGTACATCCCGCGGCGCA
It encodes the following:
- a CDS encoding menaquinone biosynthesis decarboxylase — protein: MADLQSWLERLKREGRLRVIDEPVDVELEMAHIAYVEVKKPDSKVLLFTRPVNRAKGIEYPMPVVMNVFADFSTTEKIFGRHPDAIAAEIEELLHMKPPQGFMEKLSLLPKLFALKNVFPKRLKQRGGCQQVVHTGEAVNLDALPILKTWPEDGGPFITMGQVYTRSLDGSMQNLGMYRLQQYGKNRLGMHWQIHKDASHFFDQYREAGKKMPVTVAIGGDPLYIWCGQAPLPHGMFELLLYGFVRGENPRLVKSLTNDIWIPEDVDIVIEGEVDPSEMVIEGPFGDHTGYYTLKEPYPVMDVTAITMKENPVYQATVVGKPPLEDKYMGWGTERIFLPLLKTTAPDLIDYHMPENGVFHNLILGKMETHYKGHAKQFMHAFWGVGQMSFVKHAVFVGKEAPALSDYEAVTDHILNRLDPKNVLITEGIVDALDHASPEALVGGKLGLDCTGGEVSEGVEELLDDAKLLEAMRAIDPDIKALRQYATHTKNPITVVSYDKKRCVQRLFDDLEGLHRHLRVLVVVDEAKNDVENPYMLVWRVANNLDAQRDVRLEPFMMLDATDKNELDGFMREWPDDVACDPKVLQSLKERGLIDVDERFLKKYQV
- a CDS encoding MlaD family protein, producing MERNPSYFIVGLFVIVLAAGAVLFTLWLGEFHGKKVKYRDYYTYMFESVSGLPKDGAVKYMGVEIGKVTDIHINPKNPTHVRLTLHLPADFIVRRGMYTQLKLEGITGIAYVEISGGRAGAKPIETEKGKIPVIPSRPSALSKLGDSLPEVAVNMAETFKRINQTLDDETIAHIEKIADHLDTATERFNRLLSPENEINFKRALANLAKASDRLDELYATADTIRQVSLELGREGNLTMRSIRQSADAFETVNATLLKKMEGGEFDFKTMLTPTLQRFDTLIDATQTLIYELQSEIETLRQSPRDLLFKEAPVLEGPGEGETRLHRKGRQ
- a CDS encoding ABC-type transport auxiliary lipoprotein family protein, with product MKKVFGFSLALLLLAGCAVKEVPPTISYTLAAETPAIERSTKAPLFKTLRVVVKHDSRLSATKNIYYLEKGFALQPYAYHCWYDTPASLLEKKLQLALSKAGIARSVTDSTTPIPSDAMLYVEVAELWQDFSHGTPSRAVVTLQATLKTRKGEVLTRLFSASVKTKSDDAPGGVAAFNEAMDRLMGEIAAWLISEGRVSSEK